The Candidatus Dechloromonas phosphoritropha genome includes a region encoding these proteins:
- a CDS encoding IS4 family transposase, translating into MCRPKYVNVLFRLVDFIQSTAFREAARRDSRNFTRSRGLPFTDLIAFLLSGVRGAVQGELDAFFTLLARRTRLSRVVTASAFSKARSRLYANVFDPLNTELLRLVDEALPGQPLWQGLRVLAADASKVRLTLLNAEGKRCVREATLFGLFRPGIELFDSLILHSPLVGERQMLFERLDRIDRHDMLLLDRGYPGAWLVAALLHREIPFCMRCDSSSTFAAITQFMRSGQDDTVVTLPPPNCRDAVDYECPRQASTVRLIRQVTPAGKVRVLMTSLLDSAQYPAPAFADLYHRRWRIEEAFKRLKHRLSLEHTSGLTWLAACQDVGAKMLCDNLNALAVYLATEHLIAPDSPWRINRTLAFSHLRRLLPQVLTGRLRLTSRIVAALFSEIVLNLQKFIPNRNRPRPIRPKPHKSHAYKTAP; encoded by the coding sequence ATATGCCGTCCTAAATATGTCAATGTGCTTTTCAGGCTTGTGGACTTCATTCAGAGCACAGCCTTTCGCGAAGCGGCTCGCCGTGATTCCCGGAATTTCACGCGCAGCCGTGGATTGCCCTTCACCGATCTGATCGCTTTCCTGCTCAGCGGTGTGCGTGGGGCCGTGCAGGGCGAACTCGATGCGTTCTTCACGCTGCTGGCGCGGCGAACCCGCTTGTCTCGGGTGGTGACCGCCAGTGCGTTCTCGAAGGCGCGTAGCCGCCTCTATGCGAATGTCTTCGATCCGCTCAACACAGAGTTGCTGCGGCTGGTCGATGAAGCCCTTCCCGGTCAGCCGCTCTGGCAGGGATTGCGGGTTCTGGCCGCCGATGCCTCCAAGGTTCGCTTGACCTTGCTCAACGCGGAGGGCAAGCGGTGTGTGCGCGAGGCGACGCTGTTCGGCTTGTTTCGTCCGGGCATCGAGTTGTTCGATTCGCTGATCCTGCACAGCCCCCTGGTTGGTGAGCGGCAGATGCTGTTCGAGCGCCTGGACCGGATTGACCGCCACGACATGCTGCTGCTCGACCGCGGTTACCCGGGCGCGTGGCTGGTGGCCGCCTTGCTGCATCGGGAGATTCCCTTTTGCATGCGCTGCGATTCGTCGTCGACCTTTGCCGCCATCACGCAGTTCATGCGCTCCGGCCAGGACGACACCGTGGTGACCCTGCCACCGCCGAATTGCCGGGATGCCGTCGATTATGAGTGTCCCCGCCAGGCCTCGACCGTGCGCCTGATCCGCCAAGTGACACCCGCCGGTAAGGTGCGCGTGCTCATGACGTCCTTGCTCGACAGTGCGCAGTATCCGGCGCCTGCATTCGCAGATCTCTATCATCGGCGCTGGCGCATCGAAGAGGCCTTCAAGCGCCTCAAGCATCGCCTGTCGCTTGAGCATACGTCTGGCTTGACCTGGCTCGCGGCCTGTCAGGACGTCGGCGCCAAGATGCTCTGCGACAACCTCAATGCGCTGGCGGTCTATCTGGCCACGGAGCACCTCATCGCCCCAGATTCGCCGTGGCGTATCAATCGCACCTTGGCTTTCTCGCATCTGCGCCGTCTGCTGCCCCAAGTGCTCACCGGCCGCCTTCGCTTGACCTCGCGCATCGTCGCCGCACTGTTCTCCGAGATTGTCCTGAACCTTCAAAAATTCATCCCCAACCGAAACCGACCGCGACCTATTCGACCCAAGCCACACAAGTCTCATGCCTACAAAACCGCTCCATGA
- a CDS encoding IS110 family transposase — MSIVTAGIDLAKNVFALHGIDQSGQAVFVKPKVARSQLLEMVANLPPCLIGMEACSGAHHWARLFRQFGHTVKLMAPKFVAPYRMSGKRGKNDAADAAAICEAVTRPNMRFVPIKDIDQQAILCLHRTRQGFIEERTALYNRLRGLISEFGIVLPQKVERLRREIGAHLEQLPGWANRCVGDLLSHADRLNERITEYAPEKVPLGDDRAIAEAARQDRRSRQLMQLPGLGPTTASALVASLGGGHDFKNGRQLAAWVGLVPGQYSSGGKARLGRITKAGDAYLRSLLVMGARSVLAGLGDKQDRFSRWARALVERRGYWKAAVAIAAKNLRLAWAVMKYGEDFRLTAEPA, encoded by the coding sequence ATGAGTATTGTCACCGCCGGCATTGATCTCGCCAAGAATGTATTCGCTTTACATGGCATTGACCAGAGCGGCCAGGCAGTTTTTGTCAAACCGAAGGTGGCGCGTAGCCAATTGCTGGAGATGGTCGCCAATCTACCGCCTTGTCTGATCGGTATGGAGGCCTGCTCGGGTGCGCATCACTGGGCAAGACTGTTCCGGCAGTTCGGGCACACCGTCAAACTGATGGCGCCCAAATTCGTGGCGCCGTACCGGATGAGCGGCAAGCGCGGCAAGAATGATGCGGCGGATGCCGCCGCGATCTGCGAAGCCGTCACCCGGCCCAATATGCGCTTCGTGCCAATCAAGGACATCGACCAGCAAGCCATCCTCTGTCTGCACCGCACCCGGCAAGGCTTCATCGAAGAGCGCACCGCCCTCTACAACCGTCTGCGCGGGTTGATCAGCGAGTTCGGCATCGTCCTGCCGCAGAAAGTCGAGCGCCTGCGCCGGGAAATCGGCGCCCACCTCGAACAACTACCCGGCTGGGCCAACCGCTGTGTCGGCGATCTTCTTTCCCACGCTGACCGTCTCAACGAACGCATCACGGAATACGCCCCGGAGAAAGTCCCCTTGGGGGACGACCGCGCCATCGCCGAAGCCGCCCGGCAAGATCGGCGCAGCCGCCAGCTCATGCAACTGCCCGGCCTCGGGCCGACCACTGCCAGTGCCCTGGTCGCCAGTCTGGGTGGTGGGCACGACTTCAAGAACGGCCGCCAACTCGCCGCCTGGGTCGGCTTGGTTCCAGGTCAATACAGCAGCGGCGGCAAAGCAAGATTGGGCAGGATTACCAAAGCGGGTGACGCCTACCTGCGCAGCCTGCTCGTCATGGGTGCCCGCTCTGTCCTCGCCGGTCTGGGTGACAAGCAAGATCGCTTCAGCCGTTGGGCTCGCGCCCTGGTTGAACGACGCGGCTACTGGAAAGCGGCGGTCGCCATTGCTGCCAAGAATCTGCGGCTGGCCTGGGCCGTCATGAAATATGGGGAAGATTTCCGGTTGACCGCGGAACCCGCCTGA
- a CDS encoding ROK family protein: MNVLVIDVGGTHVKILAGGRILPRQFDSGPDLTAKQMVASVKKLAGNWKYDAVAIGYPGPVLRNRPVAEPHNLAPGWGGFDYEAAFGCPTKVINDAAMQALGSYKGGKMLFLGLGTGLGTAMIVDGIIEPMELGHLPYKKATYEDYVGLHGLERLGRKKWRKQVVDVVERLRAALEPDDIVIGGGNAKKLAELPPNCRLGDNANAFLGGFQLWQPVA, encoded by the coding sequence ATGAACGTGCTGGTGATCGATGTTGGAGGGACTCACGTAAAGATTCTCGCCGGCGGTCGCATCTTGCCTCGGCAGTTCGATTCGGGTCCGGACTTGACGGCGAAGCAGATGGTCGCGAGTGTCAAGAAGCTGGCGGGGAACTGGAAATACGATGCCGTTGCCATCGGCTATCCGGGACCGGTGCTGCGCAACCGGCCGGTAGCCGAACCCCACAACCTTGCACCGGGTTGGGGCGGCTTCGACTACGAAGCCGCTTTTGGTTGCCCGACCAAGGTGATCAACGATGCCGCCATGCAGGCGCTGGGAAGCTACAAGGGTGGAAAGATGCTCTTCCTCGGCCTGGGTACCGGACTCGGTACCGCGATGATTGTAGACGGCATTATCGAACCGATGGAACTGGGTCACCTGCCTTACAAGAAAGCCACCTACGAAGACTACGTTGGCTTGCATGGCCTCGAACGCCTTGGTCGGAAGAAGTGGCGCAAGCAGGTGGTGGACGTTGTGGAACGCCTCCGCGCCGCGCTTGAGCCTGACGACATCGTCATCGGCGGCGGTAACGCCAAGAAGCTTGCCGAGCTGCCGCCCAACTGCCGCCTCGGCGACAACGCCAATGCATTCCTGGGCGGCTTCCAGCTTTGGCAGCCGGTGGCTTAG
- the pgl gene encoding 6-phosphogluconolactonase: MKIEVLADAAAAAQRAADVIAADARTGVAERGRFVMAVSGGSTPWLMLRAFADMSLPWSDVQIMQVDERVAPAGSNERNLTHIETSLLAHAPLNYDQLHPMPVDADDLDAAAAAYAKAVHALAGTPPIFDLVHLGLGSDGHTASLIPGDPVLDSTGAVALASPYHGCWRMTLTYPTLLRARRILWLVTGAEKAAMLARLVAGDNSIPAGRLPQENALLIADATAAAGLSQLQGLPHI, encoded by the coding sequence GTGAAAATCGAAGTGCTGGCCGATGCCGCTGCGGCGGCGCAGCGTGCCGCCGACGTCATCGCCGCTGATGCACGCACCGGCGTCGCTGAACGCGGACGATTCGTGATGGCGGTCAGCGGCGGTAGCACACCGTGGTTGATGCTACGCGCGTTCGCCGACATGAGCCTGCCGTGGTCCGACGTGCAGATCATGCAAGTGGATGAACGCGTCGCACCTGCCGGAAGCAATGAGCGCAACCTTACCCACATCGAGACAAGCCTGTTGGCACATGCACCGCTAAATTACGACCAGCTCCACCCAATGCCCGTGGACGCGGACGATCTCGACGCGGCGGCCGCCGCCTACGCCAAGGCGGTGCACGCGCTTGCCGGGACGCCGCCAATATTCGATCTCGTGCACCTCGGTCTCGGTTCCGACGGCCACACCGCTTCGCTGATACCCGGCGACCCCGTACTCGATTCGACCGGAGCCGTCGCCCTGGCAAGCCCCTACCATGGTTGCTGGCGCATGACTCTCACTTACCCGACGCTGCTTCGGGCGCGACGTATCCTGTGGCTCGTGACTGGCGCCGAGAAGGCCGCGATGCTGGCCCGTCTTGTCGCAGGCGACAACTCCATCCCGGCTGGCCGGCTGCCGCAGGAGAACGCCCTACTGATCGCGGACGCCACCGCAGCGGCCGGCCTTAGCCAACTACAAGGGCTTCCCCATATTTAG
- a CDS encoding SDR family oxidoreductase, translating to MLKELVAAGHAVAGCGRNAGHIETLRREYPAPHRFASVDVSDDVQVSNWAVHILNIVGIPDLLINNAAVVNTNSPLWEIQASEFDGLTSVNIKGVANVIRHFVPAMVKVNRGVIVNFSSGWGRSTSAGVAAYCATKWVIEGLTKALAQDLPKGMAAVPLNPGIIDTDMLRTSFGNAAGTYESPERWAVRAVRKILALILSSVQVETNDPWPCGQAAQP from the coding sequence ATGCTCAAAGAACTGGTGGCCGCCGGTCATGCCGTAGCTGGATGCGGTCGCAATGCCGGGCACATCGAAACCCTTCGCCGGGAATATCCTGCACCCCATCGCTTTGCCAGCGTCGATGTCAGTGACGATGTTCAGGTATCCAATTGGGCAGTTCACATACTCAATATCGTCGGCATCCCTGATCTTCTGATCAACAATGCCGCTGTGGTGAACACGAATTCCCCGCTCTGGGAGATCCAGGCCAGTGAATTCGACGGGCTGACCAGCGTAAATATCAAAGGTGTCGCGAACGTTATCCGACACTTCGTACCCGCGATGGTCAAAGTAAATCGCGGGGTGATTGTCAATTTCAGTTCGGGCTGGGGACGGAGCACATCGGCTGGTGTTGCAGCTTATTGCGCTACCAAATGGGTGATCGAGGGGTTGACCAAGGCGCTGGCGCAGGATTTGCCCAAGGGAATGGCGGCTGTGCCGCTGAATCCCGGAATTATTGATACGGACATGCTGCGTACCTCGTTCGGCAATGCGGCAGGCACTTACGAATCGCCAGAGCGGTGGGCAGTACGAGCAGTCCGGAAAATTCTGGCTCTAATTCTAAGTAGCGTTCAAGTTGAGACTAACGATCCATGGCCATGCGGTCAGGCTGCGCAGCCCTGA
- the tal gene encoding transaldolase — translation MKATRTLHNFGQSLWLDNITRDLLNSGTLKRYVDELSVTGLTSNPTIFNQAIKHSTDYDAAISAGLEAGRTGEQLFFALALEDITQAADLFLPVHDLSCGVDGWVSLEVSPLLARDTNATIAAAKDLHVRARRSNLFIKVPGTREGIPAIEELIFAGVPVNVTLLFSREQYLATADAWLRGIERRVAAGLKPDVASVASLFVSRWDVAVAGKVPDALINRLGVAIGQRTYAAYYDLLATPRYQRALNAGARPQRLLMASTGTKDPKASDVLYIGALAAPLTINTMTEPTLKAFADHGELGAAIPADGGDCEAVLADFARAGVDVDALAARLQDEGVASFIKSWNDLIGAITSKSADLEKSV, via the coding sequence ATGAAGGCAACTCGTACGCTCCACAATTTCGGCCAAAGCCTATGGCTGGACAACATCACGAGGGATCTCCTCAACAGCGGCACTCTCAAGCGCTATGTTGACGAACTGTCCGTGACCGGACTGACCTCCAATCCGACGATTTTCAACCAGGCGATCAAACATAGCACAGACTATGACGCAGCGATTAGTGCCGGACTCGAAGCGGGGAGGACTGGCGAACAGTTATTCTTTGCCTTGGCATTGGAAGACATCACGCAGGCGGCCGATCTCTTCCTGCCGGTCCATGATCTCAGTTGTGGTGTCGATGGTTGGGTATCACTGGAAGTTTCACCGCTGCTTGCCCGCGACACCAATGCGACGATTGCAGCGGCCAAGGACTTGCATGTACGCGCCCGGCGCAGCAACCTGTTCATCAAGGTGCCCGGTACGCGCGAAGGCATACCGGCGATTGAAGAATTGATCTTCGCCGGCGTTCCGGTCAACGTCACGCTACTGTTTTCCCGCGAACAGTACCTTGCGACTGCCGACGCGTGGCTGCGCGGCATTGAGCGTCGCGTTGCCGCTGGCCTGAAGCCTGACGTTGCCTCGGTGGCATCGCTATTCGTCAGTCGCTGGGATGTGGCGGTCGCAGGCAAGGTTCCCGATGCCCTTATCAATAGGCTCGGTGTCGCAATCGGCCAACGCACTTACGCGGCTTATTACGATCTGCTAGCGACGCCGCGCTACCAGCGTGCCCTCAATGCTGGCGCCCGGCCGCAGCGTCTCTTGATGGCAAGTACAGGCACCAAGGATCCGAAAGCATCCGATGTTCTATACATTGGTGCGCTGGCTGCCCCATTGACGATCAACACCATGACCGAGCCGACATTGAAAGCGTTTGCCGACCACGGCGAACTCGGTGCGGCCATACCAGCGGACGGTGGCGACTGCGAAGCCGTACTCGCCGACTTCGCCAGGGCCGGTGTAGATGTTGATGCGTTAGCCGCCCGCCTGCAGGACGAAGGAGTAGCTTCGTTCATCAAGTCTTGGAACGATCTGATAGGTGCCATCACGTCGAAGAGCGCTGATCTAGAGAAGTCCGTCTAG
- a CDS encoding uracil-DNA glycosylase family protein: protein MQKKLSQLLKDIRACTHCVGDLPCGPHPVLQVHQSARLCIVGQAPGRKVHETGIPWDDPSGNRLRSWLGLTPAQFYDPQKVSIVPMGFCYPGKAASGDKPPRPECAPRWHEQLIAHLPNIALTLLIGRYAQAYYLGSRRKAKLGDTVEAWKEYLPLGYLPLPHPSPRNQPWFVKNPWFEDELVLVLQNAIQSLKL, encoded by the coding sequence ATGCAAAAAAAACTGTCACAGTTGTTGAAGGATATTCGGGCTTGCACCCATTGCGTCGGTGACCTGCCGTGCGGCCCCCACCCCGTCTTGCAGGTGCACCAATCGGCACGGCTATGTATTGTCGGCCAGGCGCCCGGCCGAAAGGTGCACGAAACGGGCATTCCGTGGGACGACCCGTCGGGCAACCGCTTGCGTAGTTGGCTTGGGCTGACACCGGCGCAATTCTATGACCCGCAGAAAGTCTCCATTGTCCCGATGGGCTTTTGCTATCCGGGCAAAGCAGCGTCCGGCGACAAGCCGCCGCGTCCGGAATGCGCTCCTCGCTGGCACGAGCAACTGATTGCCCATTTGCCCAACATTGCCCTTACCTTGCTGATAGGCCGGTATGCACAAGCTTACTATCTCGGTAGTCGCCGCAAAGCGAAGCTGGGCGATACCGTCGAAGCGTGGAAGGAGTATTTGCCACTGGGGTATCTCCCGCTACCGCATCCCTCTCCACGCAACCAGCCATGGTTTGTTAAAAACCCCTGGTTTGAAGATGAACTGGTGCTGGTGCTTCAAAATGCAATCCAGTCCTTGAAGCTATAA
- the gnd gene encoding decarboxylating 6-phosphogluconate dehydrogenase, which yields MQLGMIGLGRMGANMTHRLIAGGHACVVFDMSPQAIDAVVGEKAVGATSLADMAKRLTRPRAFWLMVPAAVVDATIADLLPHLDAGDILIDGGNSYFVDDIRRAKELAPKGIHYVDVGTSGGVWGLERGYCMMIGGEVDTVRHLDPIFARLAPGIGEIAHTPGRDKPTGTAEQGYLHCGINGAGHFVKMVHNGIEYGLMAAYAEGLNVLRAANIGNEAHSTDAETTPLRDPERYQYDLNLPDIAELWRRGSVISSWLLDLTASALSKDPTLSRFAGRVSDSGEGRWTIKAAIDEGVPVPVLTTALYERFSSRGAAEFQDKLLSAMRYEFGGHHEKPAAK from the coding sequence ATGCAATTGGGAATGATCGGATTGGGCCGCATGGGCGCTAATATGACGCACCGGCTCATCGCGGGAGGGCATGCATGCGTGGTCTTCGATATGTCGCCGCAGGCCATCGACGCGGTGGTGGGCGAAAAGGCGGTTGGGGCCACTTCGCTCGCCGACATGGCAAAGAGGCTGACGCGGCCACGTGCATTCTGGCTGATGGTACCCGCCGCCGTCGTCGACGCGACCATCGCCGATCTACTGCCGCACCTCGATGCCGGCGACATCCTGATCGACGGCGGCAACTCTTACTTTGTCGACGATATCCGTCGGGCCAAGGAACTGGCGCCCAAGGGCATCCACTATGTGGACGTCGGCACTAGCGGCGGTGTCTGGGGGCTGGAACGCGGCTACTGCATGATGATCGGCGGCGAAGTCGATACGGTGCGGCACCTAGATCCGATATTTGCCCGACTGGCACCGGGCATCGGCGAGATTGCACACACGCCCGGCCGCGACAAGCCGACAGGCACGGCCGAACAGGGCTACCTGCATTGCGGCATCAACGGCGCCGGCCACTTCGTCAAGATGGTCCACAACGGCATCGAGTACGGGCTCATGGCCGCTTACGCAGAGGGGCTGAATGTGCTGCGCGCCGCCAACATCGGCAATGAGGCGCACTCAACGGATGCCGAAACGACTCCATTGCGTGATCCAGAACGCTATCAGTACGATCTCAACCTGCCCGATATCGCAGAACTCTGGCGGCGTGGCAGCGTCATTTCGTCGTGGCTGCTTGACCTGACCGCGAGCGCGTTGAGCAAGGACCCGACGCTGTCGCGGTTCGCCGGGCGGGTCTCCGATTCGGGCGAGGGTCGGTGGACCATCAAGGCCGCTATTGATGAAGGCGTACCGGTGCCGGTACTGACGACCGCACTCTACGAGCGATTCAGTTCACGTGGCGCCGCCGAGTTTCAGGACAAGCTGCTCTCGGCGATGCGCTATGAATTCGGCGGACATCACGAAAAGCCAGCGGCGAAGTAG
- a CDS encoding winged helix-turn-helix domain-containing protein: MRDADNVEALRCAQAVLLPALLGATLEQTAAVLGIGRATVPRLQARLRRLLAKPDAIRPNWGGRRRASLPLEEEDRFLAPWVQASSEGGILVVSPLRAALAQKLGRPVAASVVYRLLARHGWRKVAPDTRHPKSDPQIQEAWEKNFPKHWQPS; the protein is encoded by the coding sequence GTGAGAGACGCCGATAATGTTGAGGCCCTGCGCTGTGCGCAGGCGGTGCTGCTACCGGCGCTATTGGGAGCGACGCTGGAGCAGACCGCAGCGGTACTGGGCATAGGTCGAGCCACCGTGCCCAGGCTACAAGCGCGCCTGCGCCGGCTGTTGGCCAAACCGGACGCAATCCGACCGAATTGGGGTGGTCGCCGGCGAGCTTCGCTGCCACTGGAAGAGGAGGATCGTTTCCTGGCCCCTTGGGTGCAGGCCTCCAGTGAAGGGGGAATCCTGGTCGTTTCGCCACTGCGTGCCGCGTTAGCGCAAAAGCTGGGACGTCCTGTGGCCGCCTCTGTCGTGTATCGCCTGTTGGCGCGGCACGGCTGGCGCAAGGTCGCACCCGACACCCGGCATCCGAAGAGTGATCCGCAGATCCAGGAAGCGTGGGAAAAAAACTTCCCGAAACACTGGCAGCCCTCTTGA
- a CDS encoding IS630 family transposase encodes MFQDEARFGRMVRIRRCWAPNPARPMVCNGYEREFIYLYGAVSPIEGELDWMTCRQMNTEQMTAFLARVSTAHKKEFMLMVVDGASSHVSKDLQVPENIRLLRLPPYAPELNPQEHVWDEVREKEFHNRVFADLGSVIRQLETGLPRLAANTSGLRSLTAWPWIVSLNLNAT; translated from the coding sequence ATGTTTCAGGACGAAGCGCGCTTTGGGCGCATGGTGCGAATTCGTCGCTGCTGGGCACCCAACCCAGCACGGCCAATGGTCTGCAACGGCTACGAGCGGGAGTTCATCTACCTTTATGGCGCCGTCAGCCCCATCGAAGGCGAGTTGGATTGGATGACCTGTCGGCAGATGAACACCGAACAGATGACGGCGTTCCTGGCCCGAGTCAGTACCGCGCATAAAAAGGAGTTCATGCTGATGGTCGTCGACGGTGCCAGCTCACACGTATCGAAAGATCTGCAAGTGCCAGAGAACATTCGTCTGCTGCGCCTGCCACCTTACGCGCCCGAACTCAACCCGCAGGAGCACGTCTGGGATGAGGTGCGGGAGAAGGAGTTTCACAATCGTGTGTTTGCCGACCTCGGTAGTGTCATCCGCCAGTTGGAAACAGGCCTTCCACGTCTGGCAGCAAATACCTCAGGGCTGCGCAGCCTGACCGCATGGCCATGGATCGTTAGTCTCAACTTGAACGCTACTTAG
- the zwf gene encoding glucose-6-phosphate dehydrogenase, whose translation MNEQHSDALVFFGATGDLAYKKIFPSLNAMVRRGHLDVPVICVARAGWTLDQLKTRARDSIEAHGQFDIATFERLAALLRYVDGDYANAATFQSLRKALGPAQRPAHYLAIPPALFGSVVKQLCDAGCAEGSRVVVEKPFGRDLSSARELNRILLATFDESHIFRIDHYLGKRPVHNLVFFRFTNAFLESFWNRRFVKSVQITMAEDFGVQGRGTFYDQVGTIRDVVQNHLFQVLANLAMEPPARADAESMRDEKVKVLKSIPPIETKHLVRGQFVGYRQEPGVAPDSRKETFAALRLEVDSWRWAGVPFFIRAGKCLPVTCTEVLVRLHRAPKMFPSCAGVPNHFRFRISPDMTIAIGTTVMDPEDRMTGQPVELTASHRAGAQEMDAYERVLSDAMAGDRALFAREDYVEEAWRIVDPVLKADTPIYPYEPDTWGPAQVNGSMTPPGGWLDPTTSDPVT comes from the coding sequence ATGAACGAACAGCATTCCGACGCGCTGGTCTTCTTTGGCGCTACTGGTGATCTTGCCTACAAGAAGATATTCCCGTCGCTGAACGCCATGGTCCGGCGCGGTCACCTTGACGTGCCGGTAATCTGCGTTGCCCGCGCCGGCTGGACCCTGGACCAATTGAAGACGAGGGCACGCGATAGCATCGAGGCGCACGGCCAGTTTGACATTGCCACTTTCGAGCGCCTTGCCGCGTTGCTCCGCTATGTCGATGGCGATTACGCAAATGCCGCGACTTTCCAGTCGCTGCGCAAGGCGCTCGGACCGGCGCAACGCCCGGCCCACTACTTGGCGATTCCGCCGGCCTTGTTCGGTTCGGTGGTCAAGCAGTTGTGCGACGCCGGCTGCGCCGAAGGTTCGCGGGTCGTGGTCGAGAAACCGTTCGGCCGCGACCTGTCCTCGGCGCGCGAACTTAACCGCATCCTGCTCGCAACTTTCGACGAGAGTCACATCTTTCGCATCGACCACTACCTCGGCAAGCGTCCGGTGCACAACCTGGTTTTTTTCCGGTTCACCAATGCATTTCTCGAGTCGTTCTGGAATCGCCGCTTCGTCAAGAGCGTGCAGATCACCATGGCCGAGGATTTTGGCGTGCAGGGACGCGGGACCTTCTACGACCAGGTTGGCACCATCCGCGACGTCGTCCAGAACCACCTGTTCCAAGTACTGGCGAATCTGGCAATGGAGCCGCCGGCGCGCGCCGATGCTGAATCGATGCGCGACGAGAAGGTGAAAGTACTGAAGTCGATTCCGCCGATTGAAACGAAGCATCTGGTGCGTGGCCAGTTCGTCGGCTATCGTCAGGAGCCCGGCGTTGCGCCCGATTCGCGGAAGGAGACGTTCGCCGCGCTACGCCTGGAAGTTGACTCCTGGCGCTGGGCCGGTGTGCCGTTCTTTATCCGCGCCGGCAAATGCCTGCCGGTGACCTGTACTGAAGTCTTGGTCCGTCTGCATCGGGCGCCGAAGATGTTTCCGAGTTGCGCCGGTGTGCCCAACCATTTCCGCTTCCGCATCAGCCCAGACATGACCATTGCTATCGGCACCACGGTGATGGACCCGGAAGACCGCATGACTGGCCAGCCGGTTGAATTGACCGCCAGCCACCGCGCCGGCGCGCAGGAGATGGATGCCTACGAGCGCGTGTTGAGCGATGCGATGGCCGGCGACCGCGCCCTGTTCGCGCGCGAGGATTACGTCGAGGAAGCCTGGCGCATCGTTGATCCCGTCTTAAAGGCGGATACGCCGATTTATCCGTACGAACCTGATACCTGGGGGCCGGCGCAAGTCAACGGCAGCATGACGCCTCCTGGCGGCTGGCTGGATCCGACAACTTCGGACCCTGTGACGTGA